The Actinomycetes bacterium DNA window GACGACACGCTGCCCGTCCTCACCGGCGTCCGGGTCGAGATCGACGGCGACACCATGACCCTGGCTGCCACCGACCGCTACCGTCTGGCGGTGCGCGAGCTGGCCTGGAGCGCGGAACAGCCCGGCCTGGAGGCGGTGGCCCTGGTCCCGGCCAAGACCCTCGCGGACACGGCGAAGTCGCTGGTCGGCAGCGAGACCGTCGCGGTCGCGCTGGCAGCGGGCAGCTCGGGCGAGGGCCTGATCGGGTTTGACGGCGGCGGCCGTCGCACCACGACCCGGCTGCTCGAGGGGGAGTTCCCCAAGTACCGGGCGCTGCTGCCGTCGGAGTCCGCGAGCCTGGCCACGATCGACACGCCGACCCTCGTCGAGGCGGTCAAGCGGGTGTCCCTGGTGGCCGAGCGGAACACGCCGGTGCGGCTGACGTTCAGTGCCGGCGAGCTGCAGCTGGACGCCGGCACCGGGGACGAGGCGCAGGCCTCCGAGCTGCTGTCCGCGAACTTCGACGGCGAGCCGCTCACCATCGCGTTCAACCCGCACTTCCTGCTCGACGGCCTGGCCGCGGTGGAGTCCCCGTACGTCCAGATGGCGTTCACCACGCCGACCAAGCCGGCGGTGCTGACCGGCTCGACCAGCGACGTGCCCGCCCCGGCGTCGACCGCCTTCCGCTACCTGCTGATGCCGGTGCGGCTGTCCGGCTGACCGGTCGGCGTGTACGTCGAGCACCTGTCGCTGGCCGACTTCCGGTCCTATCCGTCGCTCGAGCTGCCGCTGGTCGCCGGGGTCACCGCCCTGGTGGGGCCGAACGGGCAGGGCAAGACCAACCTGGTCGAGGCGATCGGCTACGTCGCCACCCTGGGCAGCCACCGGGTGTCCACCGACGCTCCGCTGGTGCGGCACGGCGCCGAGCGAGCCGTCATCCGGGCCTCGGTGCGCCGTGACGACCGGTCCACGCTGGTCGAGCTGGAGATCAACCCGGGCCGGGCCAACCGGGCCCGGCTGAATCGGGCCCCCGTCCCCCGCCCGCGCGAGGTGCTGGGGGTGCTGCGCACGGTGGCGTTCGCCCCGGAGGACCTCGCTCTGGTCAAAGGCGACCCGGCCGAGCGGCGTCGTTTCCTGGACGAGCTGCTGGTGGCCCGGCAGCCCCGGT harbors:
- the dnaN gene encoding DNA polymerase III subunit beta, with translation MRFRVERDVLAEAVGWTARSLPVRPPVPVLAGLLVEADERGLTLSGFDYEVSTRVTVAADVTEPGRALVSGRLLNDIARSLPAKPVEVETEGARVQLRCGSARFALLTLPVDDYPTLPQMPSVTGTVASGAFADAVGQVAVAAGRDDTLPVLTGVRVEIDGDTMTLAATDRYRLAVRELAWSAEQPGLEAVALVPAKTLADTAKSLVGSETVAVALAAGSSGEGLIGFDGGGRRTTTRLLEGEFPKYRALLPSESASLATIDTPTLVEAVKRVSLVAERNTPVRLTFSAGELQLDAGTGDEAQASELLSANFDGEPLTIAFNPHFLLDGLAAVESPYVQMAFTTPTKPAVLTGSTSDVPAPASTAFRYLLMPVRLSG